One segment of Candidatus Manganitrophus noduliformans DNA contains the following:
- a CDS encoding lipopolysaccharide biosynthesis protein gives MDSTLSKPPATTGYQEIRGASSGQRLLFLFKDSMLYGGAWAFSRVLALFTIPILTRLFSTEAYGALDAIATLGALFIAFITMGQDSAIARFYYETEDPAERREIISQSLLIQGVFCGVVGIALWLTADWVVQKMIVVPDHADTFRVLVMSYPFVILFQFCQHLAKWTFGRRQFIFLSVGSGVVVLSLTLILVWGFGSGIVGVFYAQLIGTGIFAMVALVMYKDYWVWPSSFNYGWKLLSFGWPYMLVAMMGMMIPALDRIFITHFLDMEAMGYYAAGFKMAVLIVLPITAFQTAWGPFMLALYKEANALETYNQVLVYYTAAISFLGFCLVAVAEPLTMVLTSSRYLAGSVVILPIAFSLIVESIAWIMGIGIDLSKKTYGSTLSYGAGMIVSGIFIAFLIAPFGIWGVAYGVLLGRIAQALSYILFAYRVYPLRFAWRKPLALFLMTLASAVLLQRISLPTPVYHALFRFFLFLVLGGVFWRYALSAEGRHWFSVKLKPFA, from the coding sequence ATGGACTCGACCCTTTCAAAGCCTCCCGCGACGACAGGTTATCAGGAGATCCGCGGCGCTTCCAGCGGCCAGCGCCTTCTCTTCTTGTTCAAAGATTCGATGTTGTATGGCGGCGCATGGGCCTTCAGCCGGGTGCTCGCCCTCTTTACGATTCCGATCCTCACCCGTCTTTTCTCCACCGAGGCGTACGGCGCCCTCGATGCGATTGCAACGCTGGGGGCTTTGTTTATCGCTTTCATCACCATGGGACAAGATTCCGCCATCGCGAGATTTTATTACGAGACGGAAGATCCGGCCGAAAGAAGGGAGATCATTTCGCAATCGCTTCTGATTCAGGGGGTTTTTTGCGGAGTGGTCGGCATCGCTTTGTGGCTCACCGCCGATTGGGTGGTCCAAAAGATGATTGTTGTTCCGGATCATGCCGACACATTTCGTGTTCTCGTGATGAGTTATCCTTTCGTGATTTTATTCCAATTCTGCCAGCATCTGGCAAAATGGACATTCGGAAGGCGCCAATTCATCTTTCTTTCCGTCGGATCAGGCGTGGTCGTTTTGTCTTTGACGTTGATTCTAGTGTGGGGGTTTGGTTCAGGGATCGTCGGGGTCTTTTATGCTCAGCTGATCGGGACGGGAATATTTGCTATGGTCGCTCTCGTTATGTACAAGGACTATTGGGTCTGGCCAAGCAGCTTTAACTATGGCTGGAAGCTGCTGAGCTTCGGATGGCCCTATATGTTGGTGGCGATGATGGGGATGATGATCCCGGCGCTGGACCGGATTTTTATCACCCACTTCTTGGATATGGAAGCGATGGGTTATTATGCGGCCGGTTTTAAGATGGCGGTCCTCATCGTTTTACCCATTACCGCTTTCCAAACGGCATGGGGGCCGTTTATGCTGGCGCTCTATAAAGAAGCGAATGCCCTTGAAACGTACAACCAAGTGCTTGTTTACTATACGGCGGCGATCTCTTTTTTGGGGTTCTGTCTGGTCGCGGTGGCCGAACCGTTGACGATGGTTCTCACCTCTTCCCGTTATTTAGCGGGGAGTGTCGTGATATTGCCGATTGCGTTTTCTCTCATCGTGGAGTCGATTGCATGGATCATGGGAATCGGAATCGATCTCTCGAAGAAAACGTATGGGAGCACGTTGAGCTACGGCGCCGGAATGATCGTCTCGGGGATCTTTATCGCATTCTTGATCGCGCCTTTTGGGATCTGGGGGGTGGCTTACGGGGTCCTGCTTGGGCGAATCGCACAAGCGCTCAGTTACATTCTTTTCGCTTATCGGGTCTACCCGCTTCGATTCGCTTGGAGAAAGCCGCTTGCCTTGTTTCTGATGACCCTTGCTTCCGCCGTATTGCTTCAACGGATCTCTCTGCCGACGCCGGTCTATCATGCTCTTTTCCGGTTTTTTCTTTTCCTGGTGTTAGGCGGCGTATTCTGGCGTTATGCGCTCTCCGCCGAAGGGCGGCATTGGTTTTCCGTCAAATTGAAGCCGTTCGCTTAA
- a CDS encoding N-acetyl sugar amidotransferase: MICSRCIYDDHIPYITFDPAGVCNYCRQHDQLEKEYPTGEEGSRRLQHLAEKIKRAGRNKRYDVVVGVSGGTDSSYLLYLAKKLGLRPLAAHFDNTWNSKIAVENIHGVLKALQVDLFTHVVDNREFCDLFKSFLKASVPDIDTPSDIGLATTHYLAAEKYGIKYIFEGHSFRTEGISPHGWFYMDAKYIETVQSQFGSYKIETFPNLWMMRWLKWTAVDRIKKIRPLYYIDYQKEETKQFLNKEYGWKWYGGHHMENRTAYFTNNYYLPRKFGIDLRYSEFSALVRSGQMTRSQALEKIKEPKPFDPTILEEMKKRLDLKDEEFDRLMNLPRKTYKDYQTYKETFERMRWFFWVMYRFNLVPKSFYMKYTQRYDNR, encoded by the coding sequence ATGATCTGCTCCCGCTGCATTTACGATGATCACATCCCTTATATTACGTTCGATCCGGCCGGCGTCTGCAATTACTGCCGGCAGCATGATCAGCTGGAAAAGGAGTACCCGACGGGGGAGGAGGGATCGCGTCGTCTTCAACACCTTGCCGAGAAAATAAAACGGGCGGGACGGAATAAAAGATATGACGTGGTCGTCGGGGTAAGCGGCGGAACCGATTCGTCTTATCTGCTGTATCTTGCGAAAAAGCTCGGACTGCGACCGCTCGCCGCCCATTTTGACAACACCTGGAATTCGAAGATCGCCGTGGAGAACATCCATGGCGTCTTAAAAGCGCTCCAGGTCGATCTCTTCACGCATGTCGTCGATAACCGAGAATTCTGCGATCTGTTTAAATCCTTTTTGAAGGCCTCGGTTCCCGATATCGACACCCCTTCCGACATCGGATTGGCGACGACGCATTATCTGGCCGCCGAAAAATATGGAATCAAATATATCTTCGAGGGGCACTCCTTCAGAACGGAGGGGATCTCTCCCCATGGATGGTTCTATATGGATGCGAAATATATCGAAACCGTCCAATCGCAGTTTGGCTCATATAAAATAGAGACCTTCCCGAATTTGTGGATGATGCGCTGGCTGAAATGGACGGCGGTCGATCGGATCAAAAAAATTCGCCCTCTTTATTACATCGACTATCAGAAAGAGGAGACGAAGCAATTTCTCAATAAAGAGTATGGATGGAAATGGTACGGCGGACATCATATGGAGAACAGGACCGCCTATTTCACCAATAACTATTATCTACCGAGAAAATTCGGGATCGACCTGCGATATTCCGAATTCTCGGCTTTGGTCAGAAGCGGTCAAATGACCCGGTCGCAGGCGCTTGAAAAAATCAAAGAGCCGAAACCTTTCGACCCGACGATTCTGGAGGAGATGAAGAAACGACTCGATTTGAAAGATGAGGAGTTTGATCGCTTGATGAATCTTCCACGAAAAACGTATAAGGATTATCAGACTTACAAGGAGACATTCGAGCGAATGCGGTGGTTTTTCTGGGTCATGTACCGATTCAATCTGGTTCCAAAAAGTTTTTATATGAAATACACGCAGCGATACGACAATCGCTAG
- a CDS encoding AglZ/HisF2 family acetamidino modification protein: MLQTRVIPCLLVQNERLVKTVRFKNPSYVGDPVNAIKIYNEKEVDELILVDISATVEQRAPSFKLIEQVTSECFMPLCYGGGVRTLEEIRQILTLGVEKVAINSHAVEDPSFIREASDRFGSQSIVLSMDVKKTLWGKYLVHTHGGRKTTKLEPVEFAQEMEAMGAGEILLNSIDRDGTWEGYDLGLIKAVADAVSIPVIACGGAGRIDDFSEAVKKGGASAVAAGSMMVYQGKDLGVLINFPTQEELKKALHTGRDAR; this comes from the coding sequence ATGTTGCAGACCCGGGTCATCCCCTGTTTGTTGGTTCAAAATGAGCGGCTGGTGAAAACGGTTCGATTCAAAAATCCCTCCTATGTGGGAGATCCGGTCAATGCGATCAAGATTTACAATGAGAAAGAGGTCGACGAATTAATTCTGGTCGACATTTCGGCCACCGTTGAACAGCGCGCACCTTCCTTCAAACTGATCGAGCAGGTGACCAGCGAATGCTTCATGCCCCTTTGTTATGGAGGGGGGGTCCGGACGCTGGAGGAGATCCGGCAAATTCTAACACTGGGGGTTGAGAAGGTGGCGATCAACAGCCATGCGGTTGAAGACCCATCGTTTATCAGAGAAGCCTCCGACCGGTTCGGAAGTCAAAGTATCGTTTTATCGATGGATGTGAAGAAGACCCTCTGGGGAAAATATTTGGTCCACACGCACGGCGGGCGCAAAACAACCAAACTGGAGCCGGTCGAATTTGCCCAAGAAATGGAAGCGATGGGCGCCGGCGAGATCTTGCTTAATTCCATCGACCGGGATGGAACGTGGGAGGGATACGATCTCGGTTTGATTAAAGCGGTGGCCGATGCGGTGAGCATCCCCGTGATTGCTTGCGGCGGCGCCGGTCGCATCGATGATTTTTCAGAGGCGGTCAAAAAGGGAGGGGCCTCCGCCGTTGCGGCGGGGAGCATGATGGTTTATCAGGGTAAGGATCTGGGGGTGCTCATCAACTTTCCAACTCAGGAGGAGCTGAAAAAGGCGCTCCATACCGGAAGGGACGCAAGATGA
- the hisH gene encoding imidazole glycerol phosphate synthase subunit HisH, protein MAHRKIVIVDYGMGNVGSIQNMLKHLGVESVISSQISEIQSADKLILSGVGAFDTAVKNIHERNLLPALNHRVLKEKKPVLGICLGMQLLTQRSEEGKLAGLGWIEGETIRFKLDGSQKLKVPHMGWNPVAVQKESPLFQEMPAEPRFYFVHSYHVVCKKEDALCTTHHGYDFVSAVEKENIYGTQFHPEKSHKFGLQLLKNFAERV, encoded by the coding sequence GTGGCGCATCGGAAGATCGTCATCGTTGATTATGGGATGGGGAACGTGGGCTCCATCCAGAACATGCTCAAGCATCTCGGCGTCGAATCGGTGATCTCTTCTCAGATATCCGAGATCCAATCGGCCGACAAATTGATCTTGTCGGGCGTCGGCGCTTTTGATACGGCGGTGAAGAATATTCACGAACGAAATCTGCTCCCGGCGCTCAATCACCGGGTCCTCAAAGAAAAGAAACCCGTTTTGGGGATCTGTTTGGGGATGCAGTTGCTGACGCAGCGGAGCGAGGAAGGAAAGCTCGCCGGTTTAGGATGGATCGAGGGGGAGACGATTCGATTCAAGTTGGATGGATCTCAAAAGCTCAAAGTCCCCCACATGGGGTGGAATCCGGTTGCGGTTCAGAAGGAGAGCCCTCTTTTTCAGGAGATGCCGGCGGAGCCTCGTTTCTATTTCGTCCATTCCTATCATGTCGTCTGCAAAAAAGAAGATGCGCTCTGCACGACGCATCACGGCTACGACTTTGTCTCTGCGGTTGAGAAAGAAAATATTTATGGGACGCAATTTCATCCGGAGAAGAGCCATAAATTCGGACTCCAGCTGTTGAAAAATTTTGCGGAGCGGGTCTGA
- a CDS encoding acyltransferase: protein MDFENQKRHASHGSGQFKIEAFKEIGENVIFEEGVLVFHPEQIRIGNNVYIGHRTILKGYYQNEIVIGDHTWIGQNCFFHGAGGIRIGKGVGIGPTVQILTSVHRSEDLTKPVLAHPLEFKPVVIEDGSDIGIGSIILPGIRVGEGAIVGAGSVVTKEVPPFCIVAGNPATFLRKRGASDRGASEDRHR from the coding sequence ATGGATTTTGAAAATCAGAAAAGACACGCCTCACACGGAAGCGGTCAATTTAAAATCGAGGCGTTCAAGGAGATCGGGGAGAACGTCATTTTCGAGGAGGGAGTTCTCGTTTTTCATCCGGAGCAGATCCGCATCGGCAATAATGTTTATATCGGCCATCGGACGATCTTGAAGGGATATTACCAAAATGAGATCGTCATCGGAGATCATACCTGGATCGGCCAGAATTGCTTTTTTCACGGCGCAGGAGGGATTCGAATCGGGAAGGGGGTCGGGATCGGTCCAACGGTCCAGATCCTGACCTCCGTGCACCGGTCGGAGGATCTTACAAAGCCGGTCCTTGCTCACCCCCTTGAGTTCAAGCCGGTTGTCATCGAGGACGGCTCGGACATTGGAATCGGCTCCATTATTCTTCCCGGCATTCGGGTGGGGGAAGGGGCGATCGTGGGGGCGGGCTCGGTGGTGACGAAAGAGGTTCCTCCGTTTTGTATTGTCGCGGGGAATCCGGCAACGTTTCTGAGAAAGAGAGGAGCGTCGGATCGTGGCGCATCGGAAGATCGTCATCGTTGA
- a CDS encoding DegT/DnrJ/EryC1/StrS family aminotransferase has translation MDRDPIRLVKPDIPEEALRRVADVIRSGRLVQGEYVQKFELALQDYLGTRNAVVVSSGTAALHLSLMALGLQSGDEVIVPAFTFPATANVVEVMGGKPVLVDITLDDFCIDTAQIEKAITKRTKVIMPVHEFGQPAEMDRIMSIARKYRLEVIEDAACALGAEFSHKKVGTFGRLGCFSLHPRKMITTGEGGVVITDDDILAEKVRSLRNHGLSPSGNGFDLIYAGLNYRMTDIQAALGLSQLGAIDAFAQAREQVAQMYQERLAGIGWIKIPSSFEKRRSIYQTYHLLLDENIQRDFLITSLKQEGIETNYGAYALNCLGYYQQKYGYTGKELRNGVRAYKQGLALPIGAHVSKDGIDYIAGTLKKKGRPAVDGF, from the coding sequence ATGGATAGAGATCCGATTCGGTTGGTAAAACCGGATATTCCGGAAGAGGCCCTTCGGCGGGTGGCCGACGTCATCCGATCAGGCCGGCTGGTCCAGGGCGAGTATGTTCAGAAGTTCGAGCTTGCCTTGCAAGATTATTTGGGAACTCGGAATGCAGTCGTTGTTTCGTCGGGGACCGCCGCCTTGCACCTCTCACTGATGGCGTTGGGTCTTCAGAGCGGCGATGAGGTGATCGTTCCCGCCTTTACTTTCCCTGCGACGGCCAATGTGGTCGAAGTGATGGGAGGAAAGCCGGTCTTGGTCGACATCACCCTGGATGATTTTTGTATCGATACAGCGCAGATCGAAAAAGCGATCACGAAGAGAACAAAGGTGATCATGCCGGTACACGAGTTCGGGCAGCCGGCGGAGATGGACCGGATCATGTCGATCGCCAGGAAGTATCGACTGGAGGTGATCGAAGACGCGGCCTGCGCGCTGGGGGCGGAATTCAGCCATAAAAAGGTCGGGACATTCGGGAGACTCGGCTGCTTCAGCTTGCATCCTCGAAAGATGATCACCACCGGTGAAGGGGGAGTCGTGATCACCGATGACGATATTTTGGCCGAAAAGGTGAGATCGCTGAGGAACCATGGGCTCTCTCCCAGCGGGAATGGATTTGATCTCATCTATGCCGGATTGAATTATCGAATGACCGACATTCAAGCGGCATTGGGGTTATCCCAATTGGGAGCGATCGATGCGTTCGCTCAAGCCAGAGAGCAGGTGGCGCAGATGTATCAAGAACGGCTGGCCGGGATCGGCTGGATAAAAATACCCTCCAGCTTTGAGAAGCGGAGATCCATTTACCAGACCTATCATTTGTTGCTCGATGAAAACATCCAGCGTGATTTCTTGATCACCTCCTTAAAACAGGAAGGGATTGAGACAAACTACGGCGCTTATGCGTTGAATTGTCTCGGCTACTATCAACAAAAATATGGTTATACTGGAAAAGAACTTCGGAACGGCGTGAGAGCGTATAAACAGGGACTGGCGTTGCCGATTGGAGCGCATGTCAGTAAAGACGGCATCGATTATATTGCCGGTACGCTGAAAAAAAAGGGAAGGCCCGCGGTCGATGGATTTTGA
- a CDS encoding NAD-dependent epimerase/dehydratase family protein produces the protein MIKNKKIFITGGAGFIANTLISRLVAENEIWVYDNFHRDTLSTSLHAGHKNITVSKGDVLDYDRVLECMKGADIVVHAAAIAGIDTVIKSPTKTMKVNMLGTANVLEAAHQNRVGDRVVDFSTSEVFGSMAFKATEDRETVAGSAGEARWTYAVSKLAGEHLAVAYFREFGLPIVSVRPFNVYGPGQTGESAMQVFIKKALKNEDLHIHGDGSQIRAWCYVDDFVDCLIECLENPKAVGESFNIGNARAVVTTYGLAQTICRVLGSSSKILFKPALSAEVELRVPSVEKAYQLLGFRAKVNMDEGIIKTAEWIKGHL, from the coding sequence ATGATCAAGAATAAAAAAATCTTCATCACAGGGGGCGCCGGTTTTATTGCGAACACCCTCATTTCGAGGCTGGTCGCCGAGAACGAGATATGGGTGTATGATAACTTCCATCGAGATACGTTGTCGACCAGTCTCCATGCAGGCCATAAGAACATCACCGTCTCGAAAGGGGATGTCTTAGACTACGATCGCGTCTTGGAGTGTATGAAGGGGGCCGACATCGTGGTTCATGCGGCCGCCATCGCCGGAATCGATACGGTGATCAAGAGCCCCACTAAAACAATGAAGGTGAATATGCTCGGCACCGCCAATGTTCTTGAGGCGGCCCATCAGAATCGCGTTGGGGATCGGGTCGTCGATTTCTCCACATCCGAGGTTTTCGGCAGCATGGCATTCAAAGCGACGGAAGACCGGGAGACCGTGGCGGGGAGCGCCGGAGAGGCGAGGTGGACCTACGCGGTGAGCAAGCTGGCCGGCGAGCATCTCGCCGTCGCCTATTTTAGGGAGTTCGGTTTGCCGATCGTCTCCGTCAGGCCGTTTAACGTCTATGGCCCCGGGCAGACGGGGGAGAGCGCCATGCAGGTCTTCATTAAAAAGGCATTGAAGAATGAAGATCTGCACATCCACGGGGATGGGAGTCAGATTCGCGCCTGGTGTTATGTCGATGATTTCGTCGACTGCCTCATCGAATGTCTCGAAAATCCGAAAGCGGTCGGTGAGTCGTTCAACATCGGAAATGCAAGGGCCGTGGTGACGACCTATGGGTTGGCGCAAACGATCTGTCGTGTTTTGGGATCGAGCTCTAAAATTTTGTTTAAACCGGCGCTTTCCGCCGAGGTCGAGCTGAGGGTCCCTTCCGTCGAAAAGGCCTATCAACTGTTAGGCTTCAGGGCCAAGGTCAACATGGATGAGGGAATCATCAAAACGGCGGAGTGGATCAAAGGACATTTATGA
- a CDS encoding glycosyltransferase, which produces MSLQGKKILSIYYKHKPGGLCKRLYMMFNALTEGGGEVHYIAVEPYPISHAKVIPHLLWTPFHRTEGVFFWIYFIATAPFYALWIGYRFKVDIVSVFGAVYGFLALLLKGLLGKPILTFVRSDPYEVNRLLQRPPFLLLLEDLLARIGLKYSDRIITVNDRLREIISSRYRIGPEKISVLTNHIQSRPERFLPIDLCRKELGLNSEDFVVITASVLDQRKNVEILIRSGAFLTAPAVFLIVGDGPEKRRLQQLAEEANGKARFVFSGWQGDLSPFFGAADLFVTTSQHEGCSNSLLEALAWDLPCLASDLPEIREVLPSERLLFRPNDAAALAEKISRAVLDQASLEQMRKACAEAREKLRFDWDKAVIHLHEAAFHRAA; this is translated from the coding sequence GTGAGTCTCCAGGGGAAAAAGATCTTATCGATCTACTACAAACACAAGCCGGGCGGATTGTGCAAAAGACTCTATATGATGTTCAACGCCCTGACGGAGGGGGGTGGAGAGGTTCACTACATCGCGGTGGAGCCTTATCCGATCTCTCATGCCAAGGTCATTCCCCATCTTCTCTGGACCCCTTTCCATCGGACGGAGGGGGTCTTCTTCTGGATTTACTTTATTGCAACGGCTCCTTTTTACGCACTTTGGATCGGTTATCGGTTCAAAGTGGACATCGTCTCCGTCTTCGGCGCCGTGTACGGTTTTCTCGCTTTGCTTCTGAAGGGATTGCTCGGAAAACCGATCCTGACCTTTGTTCGATCCGATCCGTATGAAGTGAATCGCTTGCTGCAGCGTCCCCCCTTCCTGCTGCTTCTGGAGGATCTGCTTGCGCGTATCGGTTTGAAATACTCGGACAGAATTATCACCGTCAATGATCGTTTGAGAGAGATCATTTCGTCGCGATATCGGATCGGTCCGGAAAAAATAAGCGTGTTGACGAACCATATTCAGTCTCGCCCGGAGCGTTTTTTGCCGATCGATCTCTGTCGCAAGGAGTTAGGGCTCAACAGTGAAGATTTTGTCGTCATCACCGCCTCTGTCCTGGATCAGAGAAAAAATGTGGAGATCCTCATCCGGTCCGGCGCCTTCTTAACGGCGCCCGCCGTTTTCCTCATCGTCGGGGATGGCCCGGAGAAGCGGCGCCTGCAGCAGCTGGCCGAAGAGGCGAACGGAAAGGCGAGGTTCGTTTTTTCCGGTTGGCAAGGGGATCTCTCCCCTTTTTTTGGCGCGGCCGATCTGTTTGTGACGACATCACAACACGAAGGATGTTCAAACTCCCTCCTTGAGGCGCTCGCTTGGGATCTTCCCTGCCTTGCAAGCGATCTTCCCGAAATCAGAGAAGTCCTCCCGTCCGAGCGCCTTCTCTTTCGGCCGAATGACGCAGCAGCGCTGGCGGAAAAAATATCGAGGGCGGTCCTGGATCAAGCGAGTTTGGAACAGATGAGGAAAGCCTGTGCGGAGGCGAGAGAAAAGCTTCGTTTTGATTGGGATAAAGCGGTCATCCATCTTCATGAAGCGGCCTTCCATCGAGCGGCTTGA
- the asnB gene encoding asparagine synthase (glutamine-hydrolyzing): MCGIAGIFNLNGRPVEQTELAAMTERLRHRGPDGWGHYLNGPVGLGQTRLAVIDLEGGKQPIYNEDKTVVTVFNGEIYNFQEIKRDLEAAGHVFTTHSDTEVIVHQYEKEGIKGVQRFRGMFAFALWDQHRKKLLLVRDRVGKKPLYYAIDKNRLIFGSEIKALLAVGGSCPLNYPALDLFFKYQFIPGPETIYQNIRSLPPAHCLSIDTQGVEIKRYWEAPYPSHERISEEEHVASLRQALEEAVHLRLISDVPLGAFLSGGIDSSIIVGLMKKKGMERIKTFSIGFKEASFDETPFAEQVARFFQTEHQNHPLEVQVEELLPKLVDHFDQPFGDSSAMAVYQLSEATRRSVTVALSGDGSDEIFAGYRRYVARKLLKYYWILPKKLRQRGIEPLLSLFPESTVYYDRSLIRQLHLLIGASQRLEADPLELLPTTFSQEERDCLYRQRMKTELKTFEKDQPHQLADRYSTLDEISQMMWVDFHTYLPDDILVKVDRMSMAHGLEVRSPFLDQKVVESVMKMPIGLKLKGFETKSILRKAFRDLLPAQITQRKKHGFMIPLGDWFKAGLKGFAHDVLLKQDREGLFDLSYIERLCAEHQKGFRDHSQKLWLLLVFRLWEER; encoded by the coding sequence ATGTGCGGGATCGCGGGAATCTTCAATTTAAACGGAAGACCGGTCGAGCAGACTGAACTCGCTGCGATGACGGAGCGGCTTCGGCATCGCGGTCCCGACGGCTGGGGGCATTATCTTAACGGGCCGGTCGGCCTCGGACAGACGCGGTTGGCCGTGATCGACCTGGAAGGGGGAAAGCAGCCGATCTACAATGAGGACAAGACGGTGGTAACCGTCTTCAATGGAGAGATCTATAATTTTCAAGAAATCAAGCGGGACCTCGAAGCGGCCGGACATGTTTTTACCACCCATAGCGATACGGAGGTCATTGTTCATCAGTACGAGAAAGAGGGAATCAAGGGTGTTCAACGATTCCGGGGGATGTTCGCTTTTGCCCTGTGGGATCAACATCGAAAGAAACTCCTCCTTGTCAGAGATCGTGTCGGCAAGAAGCCGCTCTATTACGCCATCGATAAAAACCGATTAATCTTCGGATCGGAGATCAAAGCGTTGTTGGCGGTCGGCGGGAGCTGCCCTTTGAACTATCCCGCCCTGGATCTTTTTTTCAAGTACCAATTCATTCCCGGGCCGGAGACGATCTACCAAAACATCCGCTCGCTTCCCCCCGCGCATTGCCTAAGCATCGATACACAGGGTGTGGAGATCAAGCGCTACTGGGAGGCGCCTTACCCGTCTCACGAAAGAATCTCTGAAGAGGAGCATGTCGCGTCGCTCCGTCAGGCGCTTGAAGAGGCGGTTCACTTAAGGCTCATCAGCGACGTCCCCTTGGGCGCTTTTTTAAGCGGAGGAATCGACTCGTCGATTATTGTCGGGTTGATGAAAAAAAAGGGGATGGAACGGATAAAGACCTTCTCGATCGGGTTCAAAGAGGCGAGCTTCGATGAAACTCCTTTTGCCGAACAGGTTGCCCGATTTTTTCAGACCGAGCATCAGAACCACCCGCTGGAGGTTCAGGTCGAGGAACTCTTGCCGAAGCTGGTCGATCATTTCGATCAACCCTTCGGTGATTCCTCCGCGATGGCCGTCTATCAATTGTCCGAGGCGACAAGACGTTCGGTGACCGTGGCCCTCTCAGGCGATGGGAGTGATGAGATCTTTGCAGGCTATCGAAGATATGTCGCCAGGAAGCTGCTCAAATATTATTGGATTCTTCCGAAAAAACTTCGGCAAAGAGGAATCGAGCCCCTTCTGTCCCTCTTCCCGGAATCGACCGTTTATTATGATCGGAGTCTTATCCGCCAGCTTCATCTTCTGATCGGCGCCTCGCAGCGATTGGAAGCGGATCCCCTGGAACTTCTTCCTACCACATTTTCCCAAGAGGAGCGCGATTGCCTTTATCGCCAACGGATGAAGACCGAGCTCAAAACATTCGAAAAAGATCAACCCCATCAGCTCGCGGATCGTTATTCAACTTTGGATGAGATTTCCCAGATGATGTGGGTCGATTTTCATACCTACTTGCCGGATGATATTCTCGTCAAGGTGGATCGGATGAGCATGGCGCACGGGTTAGAGGTCCGATCTCCGTTTTTGGATCAGAAAGTAGTCGAATCGGTGATGAAAATGCCGATCGGCTTAAAGTTAAAAGGCTTCGAGACAAAATCTATTTTAAGAAAGGCATTCCGAGATTTGCTCCCGGCGCAGATTACGCAGCGGAAAAAGCACGGCTTTATGATTCCTCTGGGGGATTGGTTCAAGGCGGGGCTAAAGGGTTTTGCTCACGATGTCCTGCTCAAACAGGACAGAGAAGGTCTATTCGATCTTTCCTATATCGAGCGGCTCTGCGCCGAGCATCAGAAAGGGTTTCGGGATCATAGCCAGAAACTCTGGCTGTTGCTGGTTTTCCGCTTGTGGGAGGAGCGGTGA